The sequence CGCTCGCCGACCAAGCCGCTGGTAATCGTTCCGCACACGCTATCGGAACTGACCGGTCCGGTGTACGGCCACGAGACGGTGCGCCCGAACGACAACGATCTGACAATCCAGCACAAGGGCGAACCGCTCGGCGAGCGCATTATCGTTCATGGTCATGTGCGTGACGAAGATGGGCGGGGCGTACCCCATACGCTGCTGGAAATATGGCAGGCGAACGCGTGCGGACGATATATTCATGTCGTGGACCAGCATCCAGCGCCGATCGACCCGAACTTTACCGGCGCGGGCCGCGCGCAGACTGACAGCGAGGGCTATTATCGCTTCGTCACCATCAAGCCCGGCGCGTATCCGTGGGGCAATCATCCCAATGCGTGGCGGCCGGCGCATATCCATTTCTCGCTGTTCGGCCATTCGTTTATCTCGCGGCTGGTGACGCAGATGTATTTCCCCGGCGATCCGCTGTTTGCCTACGATCCGATTTTTAATTCGGTGATGGACGAGAAGGCGCGTATGCGAATGGTGTCGAGTTTCGATCTGGAAAATACAAAGCCTGATTGGGCGTTGTGTTACCGCTTCGACATCGTGCTGCGCGGGCGCAACGCTACGCCTTTGGATCGCGACTGATGAGCAACATCACGCCATCTCAGACTGTCGGTCCTTATTTCAAGTACGGTTTGACACCGAGCCGCGACTACCAATGGAACGACGCCTTCAGCAACGATCTGGTCACACCGGATGTTTCCGGTGAGCGTATTCGCATTGTCGGTCAGGTGTTCGATGGTGCCGGTGCGGTTATTCCGGATGCCATGCTCGAAATCTGGCAGGCGGATGCGCAGGGCCGTTTTGCCGATCCGCAGGATACACGCGCGCTTCCTAACGCAGCCTTTAAGGGTTTTGGCCGCTGCGGGGCCGATGCCAATGGCGGGTATTCCTTCCACACCATCAGGCCCGGTCCGGTGCCCGGACCTAGCGGCCAGCCGCAGGCAGCGCATGTTCTTCTCGCCATCTTCGCGCGCGGCATGACGCAGCAGGCGATCACGCGGATTTATTTCGAGGATGAGGAGGCCGCCAACGCTGCCGACCCAGTCCTTGCGCTGGTCCCGGCGAAACGCCGTGGGACACTGATTGCAAGGCGGGAGCAGGGCGCCGTCGTGGCCTATCGGTTCGACGTACATCTGCAGGGCGACAAGGAAACCGTTTTCTTCGATCTGTGAATCCGGGTGGCTGCCTTGGTTGGGTGGGACATATCCGTCCCGCCTGCAGTAGCGCGCTGGAGACATCTCCGCCGTCGTCCTAGGGCGGTGCAGAATTATGCATCAAAAATATCAGCATATATTTTGTGCAAATGCTCGACTTTGTATGCAATTCAGGCGAACTCAAAGACGTCGCCGCCTTTATCAGTTTTATGAAATCGCATCATTTTCAGTAGCTTGATCCTATTTTTAAGAGACTCTTAGGATTTGGCACGATGCTTGCGAAGTTCCCCCCAGCGAAGTCTCAACGGGGTGGAGAGCATCATGAAGCGTCGCGATTTTTTGAAGACGGTCACAGGGGCCGCGGCCGGTGCGGCAATACCGGGACCGGCGATCTGGTCGTCCGCCAAGGCGGATGCCCGCTCCGAAACGCTGCTGATCGTTTCCGAAAGCGGCCCCAACAATCTCGACATTCACGGCGTGGGCACCAACGTGCCCGGCTACGAGGTCTCGTGGAATTGCTATGACCGGCTCATCACCCATGAAATGAAAACCGGCGCCAACGGCGTGCCGTATTACGACCGCGACAAGTTCAAGCCCGAACTTGCAGAGGACATGAACGTCGGCGACATGTCGGTGACGTTCAAGCTGAAGAAGAAGGCTACGTTCCACGACGGCGCGCCGGTGACGGCGAAGGACGTCAAGTGGTCGCTGGATCGTGCGGTCAGCGTCGGGGGATTCCCGACCTTCCAGATGGCGGCAGGTTCGCTCACCAAGCCTGAGCAGTTCGTCGTGGTCGATGACAACACCGTGCGCGTGGATTTCGCCAAGAAGGATCGGCTGACGATTCCCGATCTCGCGGTGATCGTGCCGTGCATTGTCAATTCCGAACTGGTGAAGAAAAGC is a genomic window of Bradyrhizobium sp. G127 containing:
- the pcaG gene encoding protocatechuate 3,4-dioxygenase subunit alpha codes for the protein MSNITPSQTVGPYFKYGLTPSRDYQWNDAFSNDLVTPDVSGERIRIVGQVFDGAGAVIPDAMLEIWQADAQGRFADPQDTRALPNAAFKGFGRCGADANGGYSFHTIRPGPVPGPSGQPQAAHVLLAIFARGMTQQAITRIYFEDEEAANAADPVLALVPAKRRGTLIARREQGAVVAYRFDVHLQGDKETVFFDL
- the pcaH gene encoding protocatechuate 3,4-dioxygenase subunit beta; this encodes MTLIYPRESNAAHAPRLSPAYKSTVLRSPTKPLVIVPHTLSELTGPVYGHETVRPNDNDLTIQHKGEPLGERIIVHGHVRDEDGRGVPHTLLEIWQANACGRYIHVVDQHPAPIDPNFTGAGRAQTDSEGYYRFVTIKPGAYPWGNHPNAWRPAHIHFSLFGHSFISRLVTQMYFPGDPLFAYDPIFNSVMDEKARMRMVSSFDLENTKPDWALCYRFDIVLRGRNATPLDRD